A single Mixta calida DNA region contains:
- the rpmE gene encoding 50S ribosomal protein L31, translated as MKQGIHPKYVEITATCSCGNVIKTRSTVGHDLNLDVCGKCHPFYTGKQRVVDTGGRVERFNKRFSIPGSK; from the coding sequence ATGAAACAAGGTATTCATCCTAAATATGTTGAAATTACTGCAACTTGTTCTTGCGGTAATGTGATCAAAACCCGCTCTACCGTGGGTCACGATCTGAACCTGGACGTGTGCGGTAAATGCCACCCGTTCTACACCGGCAAACAGCGTGTTGTTGATACCGGTGGTCGTGTTGAGCGCTTCAACAAACGCTTCAGCATCCCGGGCAGCAAATAA
- the argC gene encoding N-acetyl-gamma-glutamyl-phosphate reductase: MLNTLIVGASGYAGVELATFLNRHPHMNITALAVSAQSPDAGKRLSDLHPQLKGMVDLPLEPLSDVAVYADKVDVVFLATAHEVSHDLAPQFLAAGCVVFDLSGAFRVNDPEFYSRCYGFSHQHAEWLEKAVYGLAEWQHDAIKEAQLIAVPGCYPTAAQLALKPLIEAGLLNEAQWPVINATSGVSGAGRKATMNNSFCEVSLQPYGLFTHRHRPEIETHLGVPVVFTPHLGNFPRGILATITCRLQPGVSREDIAEAFHNAYQDKPLVRVYEQGVPALKSVVGLPFCDIGFALQDEHLIVVAAEDNLLKGAASQAVQCLNIRFGFPETQSLI, encoded by the coding sequence ATGTTGAATACGCTGATTGTTGGTGCCAGCGGCTACGCTGGGGTTGAACTGGCGACCTTTCTGAATCGCCATCCGCATATGAACATAACCGCTTTAGCGGTTTCAGCGCAAAGCCCGGATGCCGGAAAACGTCTTTCCGACCTGCATCCGCAGCTGAAGGGCATGGTCGATCTGCCGCTGGAGCCGTTAAGCGACGTCGCTGTTTATGCCGATAAAGTGGACGTGGTGTTTCTCGCCACTGCGCATGAAGTCAGCCATGACCTGGCGCCGCAGTTTCTGGCGGCGGGCTGCGTGGTGTTCGATCTTTCAGGCGCGTTCCGTGTTAACGACCCTGAATTTTATTCACGCTGCTACGGTTTCAGCCATCAGCATGCGGAATGGCTGGAAAAGGCGGTTTACGGCCTGGCGGAATGGCAGCACGACGCTATCAAAGAGGCGCAGCTGATCGCCGTGCCCGGTTGCTATCCCACCGCCGCGCAGCTGGCGCTGAAGCCGCTGATCGAAGCGGGACTGCTGAATGAGGCGCAGTGGCCGGTGATTAACGCCACCAGCGGCGTGAGCGGCGCCGGGCGCAAGGCGACAATGAACAATAGCTTTTGCGAAGTCAGCCTGCAGCCGTACGGCCTGTTTACCCATCGTCATCGGCCGGAAATCGAGACGCATCTCGGCGTGCCGGTGGTCTTTACCCCGCATCTCGGCAATTTCCCGCGCGGCATCCTCGCCACCATTACCTGCCGTTTACAGCCGGGCGTCAGCCGGGAAGATATCGCGGAGGCGTTTCACAACGCCTATCAGGATAAGCCGCTGGTGCGCGTCTATGAACAGGGCGTGCCGGCGCTGAAATCGGTGGTAGGGCTGCCGTTCTGCGATATCGGCTTCGCGCTGCAGGATGAACATCTGATCGTGGTCGCAGCGGAAGATAACCTGTTGAAAGGCGCAGCGTCGCAGGCGGTGCAGTGTCTCAATATTCGTTTCGGTTTCCCGGAAACCCAGTCACTTATTTAA
- the metF gene encoding methylenetetrahydrofolate reductase, translating to MSFFHANQREALNQSLAELNGRINVSFEFFPPRTSEMEETLWNSIDRLSSLKPKFVSVTYGANSGERDRTHSIIKGIKERTGLEAAPHLTCVDASRDELRIIAQDYWNNGIRHIVALRGDLPPGSGKPDMYAADLVALLKEVGEFDISVAAYPEVHPEAKSAQADLINLKRKIDAGANRAITQFFFDVESYLRFRDRCVATGIDVEIVPGILPVSNFKQLQRFAAMTNVRVPGWMNSMFEGLDDDPETRKMVGANVAMDMVKILSREGVKDFHFYTLNRAEMSYAICHTLGVRPAAALVA from the coding sequence ATGAGTTTCTTTCACGCCAACCAGCGCGAAGCGCTGAACCAAAGCCTGGCAGAACTGAACGGGCGTATTAACGTTTCCTTTGAGTTTTTTCCGCCGCGCACCAGTGAAATGGAAGAAACGCTCTGGAATTCTATCGATCGCCTTAGCAGTCTGAAACCCAAATTTGTTTCTGTTACCTATGGCGCCAACTCGGGTGAGCGCGATCGCACCCACTCGATTATCAAAGGCATCAAAGAGCGTACCGGGCTGGAAGCGGCCCCGCATTTAACCTGCGTTGACGCCTCCCGCGACGAGCTGCGCATCATTGCGCAGGATTACTGGAACAACGGCATCCGCCATATCGTCGCGCTGCGTGGCGATCTGCCGCCGGGCAGCGGCAAGCCGGATATGTACGCCGCCGACTTGGTTGCGCTGCTGAAAGAGGTCGGGGAATTTGATATTTCTGTCGCCGCCTACCCGGAAGTGCACCCTGAGGCGAAAAGCGCGCAGGCTGACTTAATTAACCTGAAGCGCAAAATTGACGCCGGGGCCAACCGGGCGATTACCCAGTTCTTTTTTGATGTGGAGAGCTACCTGCGCTTTCGCGATCGCTGTGTAGCGACCGGCATCGACGTCGAGATTGTGCCGGGCATTTTGCCGGTCTCTAACTTCAAACAGCTGCAGCGCTTTGCGGCGATGACCAATGTGCGGGTTCCCGGCTGGATGAACAGCATGTTCGAAGGTCTGGATGACGATCCGGAAACGCGCAAAATGGTAGGCGCCAACGTGGCGATGGATATGGTGAAAATTCTCAGCCGCGAGGGCGTAAAAGATTTTCACTTCTATACGCTGAACCGTGCCGAAATGAGCTATGCCATTTGCCATACGCTGGGCGTGCGCCCTGCTGCGGCGCTGGTGGCCTGA
- the metB gene encoding cystathionine gamma-synthase has protein sequence MTRKQATIAVRSGLNDDEQYGCVVPPIHLSSTYNFTDFNQPRAHDYSRRGNPTRDVVQRALAELEGGAGAVMTNTGMSAIHLVCTLFLKPGDLLVAPHDCYGGSYRLFDSQSKRGIYRVKFVDQGDAQALQAALAEKPKLVLVESPSNPLLRVVDIAAICEAARAVGAVSVVDNTFLSPALQNPLALGADLVVHSCTKYLNGHSDVVAGAVIAKEAATATELAWWANNIGVTGSAFDSYLLLRGMRTLGPRMAAAQRNALALVEYLKQQPLVKKLYHPSLPENAGHQYAVRQQRGFGAMLSFEIDGDEACLRRFLKALELFTLAESLGGVESLISHTATMTHAGMSAEARAEAGISDTLLRVSVGIEDHEDLIADLDNAFRVAAEG, from the coding sequence ATGACGCGTAAACAGGCAACCATCGCAGTACGCAGCGGTTTGAATGATGACGAGCAATATGGCTGCGTTGTCCCGCCGATCCACCTCTCCAGCACCTATAACTTCACCGACTTTAACCAGCCGCGCGCCCATGACTACTCACGTCGCGGTAATCCGACGCGCGATGTCGTACAGCGGGCGCTGGCGGAACTGGAAGGCGGCGCTGGGGCGGTGATGACCAATACCGGCATGTCCGCAATCCATCTGGTTTGTACACTGTTCCTGAAGCCTGGCGATCTGCTGGTGGCGCCGCACGACTGCTATGGCGGCAGCTATCGTCTGTTTGACAGCCAGAGCAAACGCGGCATCTACCGTGTGAAATTCGTCGATCAGGGCGACGCCCAGGCGTTGCAAGCGGCGCTGGCGGAAAAGCCGAAGCTGGTGCTGGTGGAAAGCCCCAGCAATCCGCTGCTGCGTGTGGTAGACATCGCCGCCATCTGTGAAGCGGCGCGCGCCGTCGGCGCAGTCAGCGTGGTGGACAATACTTTCCTGAGTCCAGCGCTGCAAAATCCACTGGCACTGGGCGCCGATCTGGTCGTGCACTCCTGCACTAAATACCTGAACGGCCATTCCGACGTAGTGGCCGGCGCGGTTATCGCTAAAGAAGCGGCGACGGCGACCGAGCTGGCCTGGTGGGCCAACAATATCGGCGTAACCGGCTCGGCGTTCGACAGCTATCTGCTGCTGCGCGGCATGCGCACGCTTGGTCCGCGTATGGCGGCGGCGCAGCGTAACGCGCTGGCGCTTGTCGAGTATCTGAAGCAACAGCCGCTGGTAAAAAAGCTGTATCATCCTTCTTTGCCGGAAAACGCCGGACACCAGTATGCTGTGCGTCAACAGCGCGGCTTCGGCGCCATGTTAAGTTTTGAAATTGATGGCGACGAGGCGTGCCTGCGTCGTTTTCTGAAGGCGCTGGAGCTGTTTACCCTGGCGGAATCGCTGGGTGGAGTAGAAAGCCTGATTTCCCATACCGCCACCATGACTCATGCCGGGATGTCGGCGGAAGCGCGCGCAGAAGCGGGCATCTCCGATACATTGCTGCGCGTGTCGGTAGGGATCGAGGATCATGAAGATTTAATCGCCGATCTGGATAATGCATTCCGGGTGGCAGCCGAGGGTTAA
- the argB gene encoding acetylglutamate kinase → MTTPLIIKLGGVLLDSEEALARLFNALVTYREAHQRPLVIVHGGGCLVDELMKKLALPVKKKNGLRVTPADQIDIITGALAGTANKTLMAWAKKHHIQAVGLCLGDGGMVNVAQFDEELGHVGNALPGSPALLNTLLQAGYMPVVSSIGITEQGDLMNVNADQAATALAATLGADLVLLSDVSGILDGKGQRIEEMTAAKAEQLIAQGIITDGMIVKVHAALDAARTLGRPVDIASWRHAEQLPSLFNGVSIGTRIHA, encoded by the coding sequence ATGACCACTCCATTGATTATCAAACTGGGCGGCGTGCTGTTGGATAGCGAAGAAGCGCTGGCGCGTCTGTTTAATGCGCTGGTGACCTACCGGGAAGCGCATCAGCGCCCGCTGGTGATCGTTCACGGCGGCGGCTGCCTGGTGGATGAGCTGATGAAAAAGCTGGCGCTGCCCGTAAAGAAAAAGAACGGCCTGCGCGTGACGCCTGCGGATCAGATCGACATTATCACCGGCGCGCTGGCGGGCACGGCGAACAAGACGCTGATGGCCTGGGCGAAGAAACATCATATCCAGGCGGTCGGTCTCTGCCTGGGCGACGGCGGTATGGTCAATGTCGCGCAGTTTGACGAGGAGCTGGGCCATGTCGGCAATGCGCTGCCAGGTTCGCCAGCGCTGCTGAATACGCTGCTGCAGGCGGGCTATATGCCGGTCGTCAGTTCAATCGGCATTACTGAACAGGGCGATCTAATGAACGTCAACGCAGACCAGGCGGCGACAGCATTGGCGGCGACGCTGGGCGCGGATCTGGTTTTACTCTCCGACGTCAGCGGCATTCTTGACGGCAAAGGCCAGCGGATTGAGGAAATGACCGCGGCGAAAGCGGAGCAGCTGATCGCCCAGGGCATCATTACCGACGGCATGATCGTTAAAGTGCATGCGGCGCTGGACGCGGCGCGCACGCTGGGCCGCCCGGTAGATATCGCCAGCTGGCGCCATGCCGAGCAGCTTCCTTCTCTGTTTAATGGCGTGTCGATTGGCACCCGGATCCACGCATAA
- the priA gene encoding primosomal protein N': MPVAQVALPVPLARRFDYLLPAHLRPVVGGRVRVPFGNRKAIGVVVGFSEQSDLPEAQLKNVLEVIDDESLFPPSLWRILHWAADYYHYPLGEVLFHALPVLLRQGKPAQEAPLWQWFITELGRETAPESLKRAPKQQQALAILRQQPLYRHEIAQHDLADQALQALRAKGLCDLREHLPAREDWRASFSINGERLRLNTEQAMAVGAIRSEDEEFAPWLLAGITGSGKTEVYLSVLENVLSRGRQALVLVPEIGLTPQTIARFRARFNAPIDVLHSGLNDSERMAVWLRARQGENAIVIGTRSALFTPFARPGVIIIDEEHDSSYKQQEGWRYHARDLAVFRAREENIPIVMGSATPALETLHNVQSGKYRQLNLSKRAGNARQATQQLIDLKGVQLQGGLSPALIQRMRQHLQADNQVLLFLNRRGFSPALLCHDCGWIAECQRCDHYYTLHQQQRQLRCHHCDSQRPVPRQCPQCGSTHLVPVGLGTEQLEHNLQTLFPGVPLSRIDRDTTSRKGALEQHLADVFRGGARILIGTQMLAKGHHFPDVTLVSLLDVDGALFSADFRAAERFAQLYIQVAGRAGRAGKQGEVLLQTHHPEHPLLQILLHQGYDAFAAQTLSERRSVQLPPFTSHALFRAEDHDNQQAAAFLHQLRNLLEASPLRDEALWIMGPVPALQAKRGGRYRWQLLLQHPARLRLQQLLKTTMPLISTLPLSRKVKWTLDVDPTES; this comes from the coding sequence ATGCCCGTTGCTCAGGTCGCGCTGCCCGTTCCGCTCGCACGCCGGTTCGATTATCTGCTCCCCGCCCATTTGCGCCCCGTTGTCGGCGGGCGCGTGCGCGTGCCTTTCGGCAACCGCAAGGCGATCGGCGTCGTTGTGGGATTCAGCGAGCAAAGCGATCTGCCGGAAGCCCAGCTGAAAAACGTGCTGGAAGTCATCGACGACGAATCCCTGTTTCCCCCGTCTCTCTGGCGCATCCTGCACTGGGCCGCTGATTACTATCACTATCCGCTGGGCGAAGTGCTTTTTCACGCCCTGCCGGTGCTGCTGCGTCAGGGAAAGCCGGCGCAGGAAGCGCCGCTCTGGCAATGGTTTATTACCGAACTGGGGCGCGAAACCGCGCCGGAAAGCCTGAAGCGCGCGCCGAAACAGCAGCAGGCGCTGGCGATTCTGCGCCAGCAGCCGCTTTATCGACACGAGATCGCGCAGCATGATCTGGCCGATCAGGCGCTGCAGGCATTACGGGCGAAAGGGCTTTGCGATCTGCGCGAGCATCTGCCCGCACGTGAAGACTGGCGCGCCAGCTTTAGCATCAACGGCGAGCGGCTGCGGCTGAATACCGAACAGGCGATGGCGGTCGGCGCTATCCGCAGCGAGGATGAGGAGTTCGCGCCCTGGCTGCTGGCGGGCATTACCGGTTCCGGCAAAACGGAAGTTTATCTCAGCGTACTGGAAAATGTGCTGAGCCGCGGCCGACAGGCGCTGGTGCTGGTGCCGGAAATCGGGCTGACGCCGCAAACTATCGCGCGTTTCCGCGCGCGCTTCAATGCGCCCATCGACGTGCTGCATTCCGGCCTCAACGACAGCGAACGCATGGCCGTCTGGCTGCGCGCGCGTCAGGGAGAAAACGCCATCGTCATCGGCACCCGATCCGCGCTGTTTACGCCCTTTGCCCGTCCAGGCGTCATTATTATCGATGAAGAACACGACAGCTCTTATAAACAGCAGGAAGGCTGGCGCTACCATGCGCGCGATCTCGCCGTATTCCGCGCGCGCGAAGAAAATATTCCCATCGTGATGGGTTCAGCCACGCCTGCGCTGGAAACGCTGCATAACGTACAGAGCGGCAAGTATCGTCAGCTCAACCTGAGCAAACGCGCCGGCAACGCTCGCCAGGCGACGCAGCAGCTGATCGATCTCAAAGGCGTTCAGCTGCAGGGCGGTCTTTCTCCGGCGCTGATCCAGCGCATGCGTCAGCATCTGCAGGCGGATAACCAGGTGCTGCTGTTTCTTAACCGCCGCGGCTTTTCGCCCGCGCTGCTGTGCCACGACTGTGGCTGGATAGCCGAATGCCAGCGCTGCGATCACTACTACACGCTGCATCAGCAACAGCGCCAGCTACGCTGCCACCACTGCGACAGCCAGCGGCCGGTGCCGCGCCAGTGCCCGCAGTGCGGCTCCACGCATCTGGTGCCGGTGGGATTAGGCACCGAGCAGCTGGAGCATAATCTGCAAACGCTGTTTCCCGGCGTGCCGCTGTCGCGCATCGACCGCGACACCACCAGCCGCAAAGGCGCGCTGGAGCAGCATCTGGCCGACGTGTTTCGCGGCGGCGCGCGTATTCTGATCGGCACGCAAATGCTGGCGAAGGGCCATCATTTTCCTGATGTGACGCTGGTGTCGCTGCTGGATGTGGACGGCGCGCTGTTCTCCGCTGACTTTCGCGCCGCCGAACGTTTTGCCCAGCTCTATATTCAGGTGGCTGGCCGCGCCGGCCGCGCCGGTAAGCAAGGCGAAGTGCTGTTGCAAACTCATCACCCGGAACACCCGCTGTTGCAAATATTGCTGCATCAGGGGTATGACGCCTTCGCTGCTCAGACGCTAAGTGAACGCAGAAGCGTTCAGCTGCCGCCTTTTACTAGTCACGCCCTGTTTCGCGCGGAAGATCATGATAACCAGCAGGCCGCCGCGTTCCTGCATCAGCTGCGCAATTTGCTGGAGGCGAGCCCGCTGCGCGACGAGGCGCTGTGGATCATGGGCCCGGTGCCGGCGTTGCAGGCAAAACGCGGCGGGCGCTATCGCTGGCAATTGCTGCTTCAGCACCCTGCCCGTCTGCGGCTGCAACAGCTGCTGAAAACGACGATGCCGTTGATCTCTACGCTGCCGCTATCGCGGAAGGTGAAATGGACGCTCGACGTCGATCCGACGGAAAGCTAA
- a CDS encoding bifunctional aspartate kinase/homoserine dehydrogenase II yields the protein MSISAAAGAQTSRQLHKFGGSSLADVSCYQRVAGIMADYSQPGDLMVVSAAGSTTNQLISWLKLSQSDRLSAHQVQQSLRRYQSDLINGLLPPDLAQPLLARFIQDLEYLAGLLDGKITDAVYAEVVGHGEVWSARLMAAVLQQRDLEACWLDAREFLRAERAAQPQVDEGKSWPLLQQLMAQHAHQRLVVTGFICRNEAGETVLLGRNGSDYSATQIGALAGVSRVTIWSDVAGVYSADPRKVKDACLLPLLRLDEASELARLAAPVLHARTLQPVSNSDIDLQLRCSYQPEQGSTRIERVLASGTGARIVTSHDDVCLIEIEVPPQHDFATLHKEVDHLLKRAQIRPLATGVHSDRSLLQLCYTSEVVNSAFELLQDAGLPGHLQLREGLALVALVGAGVSRNPLHSHRFWQQIKDQPVEFIWQSEEGISLVAVLRVGPTQHLVQGLHQSLFRAEKRIGLMLFGKGNIGSRWLELFAREQKSLSARTGFEFVLAGVVDSRRSLLSYDGLDASRALAFFEDEAVAQDEESLFLWMRAHPYDDLVVLDVTASEALAGQYLDFASHGFHVISANKVAGASDSYRWRQIRDAFAKTDRHWLYNATVGAGLPVNHTVRDLRESGDSILSISGIFSGTLSWLFLQFDGTVPFSELVDQAWQQGLTEPDPRVDLSGQDVMRKLVILAREAGYDIEPDQVRVESLVPSGCESGSIDHFFENSEALNEQMLQRLEAAQEMGLLLRYVARFDANGKARVGIEAVRPEHPLAALLPCDNVFAIESRWYRDNPLVIRGPGAGRDVTAGAIQSDINRLAQLL from the coding sequence ATGAGTATTTCAGCCGCAGCGGGCGCGCAAACCAGCAGACAGCTGCATAAATTTGGCGGCAGCAGCCTTGCCGATGTCAGTTGTTATCAGCGCGTCGCGGGCATTATGGCCGATTACAGCCAGCCAGGCGATTTGATGGTGGTTTCCGCCGCTGGCAGCACCACCAATCAACTGATTAGCTGGCTGAAGCTCAGTCAGAGCGATCGGCTGTCGGCACATCAGGTGCAGCAGAGCTTGCGCCGCTATCAGTCCGATCTGATTAACGGTCTGCTGCCGCCGGATCTGGCGCAGCCTCTGCTGGCGCGGTTTATTCAGGATCTGGAGTACCTGGCCGGGCTGCTGGACGGCAAAATAACCGACGCGGTTTATGCCGAAGTGGTCGGTCATGGCGAAGTCTGGTCCGCGCGCCTGATGGCGGCGGTGCTGCAACAGCGTGATTTGGAAGCGTGCTGGCTGGACGCGCGCGAATTTCTGCGCGCCGAGCGGGCGGCGCAGCCGCAGGTGGATGAAGGCAAATCCTGGCCACTGTTGCAGCAGCTGATGGCACAGCATGCGCATCAACGTCTGGTGGTCACCGGCTTTATCTGCCGCAACGAGGCGGGCGAAACCGTCCTGCTGGGGCGCAATGGTTCCGACTACTCCGCCACGCAGATTGGCGCGCTGGCAGGCGTCAGCCGCGTCACCATCTGGAGCGACGTCGCTGGCGTTTACAGCGCCGACCCGCGCAAAGTAAAAGACGCCTGCCTGTTACCGCTGCTGCGTCTGGATGAAGCGAGCGAGCTGGCGCGCCTGGCCGCGCCGGTGCTGCATGCCCGCACGCTGCAACCGGTTTCCAACAGCGATATCGATTTACAGCTGCGTTGTAGCTACCAGCCGGAGCAGGGTTCAACGCGCATTGAGCGCGTGCTGGCTTCTGGCACCGGCGCCCGGATTGTCACCAGCCATGACGATGTCTGCCTGATTGAAATTGAAGTGCCGCCGCAGCATGATTTTGCAACGTTGCATAAAGAGGTCGATCATCTGCTAAAGCGCGCGCAGATCCGCCCGCTGGCGACCGGCGTACACAGCGATCGCAGCCTGTTACAGCTTTGCTACACCTCAGAAGTGGTCAACAGCGCGTTTGAGCTGCTACAGGACGCGGGTCTGCCGGGTCATTTACAGCTGCGCGAGGGGCTGGCGCTGGTGGCGCTGGTCGGCGCCGGCGTTAGCCGCAATCCGCTGCACAGTCACCGCTTCTGGCAGCAGATCAAGGATCAGCCAGTGGAGTTTATCTGGCAGTCGGAAGAGGGCATCAGCCTGGTCGCCGTACTGCGCGTCGGTCCGACGCAGCATCTGGTGCAGGGGCTGCATCAGTCGCTGTTCCGCGCGGAAAAACGCATTGGCCTGATGCTGTTCGGCAAAGGCAATATCGGCTCGCGCTGGCTGGAGCTGTTCGCCCGCGAGCAGAAAAGCCTTTCTGCCCGCACCGGCTTCGAATTTGTGCTGGCGGGCGTGGTGGACAGCCGTCGCAGCCTGCTGAGCTATGACGGCCTCGACGCCAGCCGTGCTTTGGCGTTCTTTGAGGATGAAGCGGTGGCGCAGGATGAAGAGTCGCTTTTCCTGTGGATGCGTGCGCATCCTTACGATGATTTAGTCGTGCTGGACGTGACCGCCAGCGAGGCGCTGGCCGGACAGTATCTCGATTTTGCCAGCCACGGTTTCCACGTGATTAGCGCCAACAAGGTGGCTGGCGCATCAGACAGCTATCGCTGGCGGCAGATCCGCGACGCCTTCGCCAAAACCGACCGTCACTGGCTCTATAACGCTACAGTGGGCGCCGGTCTGCCGGTCAACCATACGGTGCGCGACCTGCGCGAGAGCGGCGACAGCATTCTCTCCATCAGCGGCATTTTCTCTGGCACGCTCTCCTGGCTGTTCCTGCAGTTTGACGGCACGGTGCCGTTTAGCGAGCTGGTCGATCAGGCATGGCAGCAGGGGTTGACCGAGCCCGACCCGCGCGTCGATCTTTCCGGCCAGGATGTGATGCGCAAACTGGTCATCCTGGCGCGTGAAGCAGGATATGACATCGAGCCGGATCAGGTGCGCGTCGAATCGCTGGTGCCGTCGGGTTGCGAAAGCGGCTCCATCGATCACTTTTTCGAAAACAGCGAGGCGCTCAACGAGCAGATGCTGCAGCGTCTGGAGGCGGCGCAGGAAATGGGGCTGCTGTTGCGCTATGTGGCGCGTTTCGACGCCAACGGCAAAGCGCGCGTCGGCATTGAGGCGGTGCGGCCTGAGCATCCGCTGGCGGCGCTGTTGCCCTGCGACAACGTATTCGCTATTGAAAGCCGGTGGTATCGCGATAATCCGCTGGTGATCCGCGGGCCGGGCGCCGGACGGGACGTTACCGCAGGCGCTATCCAGTCTGATATCAACCGACTGGCGCAGCTGCTGTAA
- the metJ gene encoding met regulon transcriptional regulator MetJ, whose amino-acid sequence MAEWNGEYISPYAEHGKKSEQVKKITVSIPLKVLKILTDERTRRQVNNLRHATNSELLCEAFLHAFTGQPLPDDVDLRKERSDEIPEEAKKIMRELGKDPDTWEY is encoded by the coding sequence ATGGCTGAATGGAATGGCGAATATATCAGCCCTTATGCTGAGCATGGTAAGAAGAGCGAGCAGGTCAAAAAAATTACCGTGTCTATTCCGCTGAAAGTATTAAAAATTCTGACAGATGAGCGTACGCGTCGTCAGGTAAATAACTTGCGTCACGCCACCAACAGCGAACTGCTGTGCGAAGCGTTTCTGCACGCCTTTACCGGCCAGCCGCTGCCGGACGATGTTGATCTGCGTAAAGAGCGCAGCGATGAGATCCCGGAAGAGGCGAAGAAGATTATGCGTGAGCTGGGTAAAGACCCGGATACATGGGAATATTAA
- the argE gene encoding acetylornithine deacetylase encodes MKTKLPPFIELYRQLIATPSISATDSALDQSNENLITLLAGWFRDLGFSVEVQPVPGTRHKFNMLAKSGEGAGGLLLAGHTDTVPFDDGRWTRDPFTLAEHDNKLYGLGTADMKGFFAFILDTLRDTDITKLKKPLYILATADEETTMAGAKYFAESATLRPDCAIIGEPTSLKPVRAHKGHLSNAIRVQGQSGHSSDPARGVNAIELMHEAIGHLMQLRNTLKERYHHDGFAIPYPTMNFGHIHGGDAANRICACCELHMDIRPLPGLTLSDLDALLNEALEPVSARWPGRLTVAELHPPIPGYECPHDHQLVQVVEKLLGTPTEVVNYCTEAPFIQQLCPTLVLGPGSINQAHQPDEFIDTAFIKPTRLLIGQLVNHFCY; translated from the coding sequence GTGAAGACAAAATTACCGCCTTTTATCGAACTCTATCGCCAGCTGATCGCCACGCCGTCCATCAGCGCCACCGACAGCGCGCTCGATCAGAGCAATGAGAATTTAATCACCCTGCTGGCCGGCTGGTTCCGCGATCTCGGCTTCAGCGTGGAAGTGCAGCCGGTGCCAGGCACACGTCATAAATTCAACATGCTGGCCAAAAGCGGCGAAGGCGCAGGCGGTCTGCTGCTGGCGGGACATACCGACACGGTTCCCTTTGATGATGGCCGCTGGACGCGCGATCCCTTTACGCTCGCCGAACATGACAACAAACTCTACGGCTTAGGCACGGCGGATATGAAAGGCTTTTTCGCCTTTATCCTTGATACGCTGCGCGACACCGATATTACGAAGCTGAAGAAGCCCCTCTATATTCTTGCCACGGCGGATGAAGAAACGACAATGGCAGGCGCCAAATATTTCGCTGAATCCGCCACGCTGCGACCGGATTGCGCGATTATCGGCGAGCCGACTTCGCTGAAGCCGGTGCGGGCGCATAAAGGACATTTGTCTAACGCCATTCGCGTGCAGGGGCAGTCGGGGCACTCCAGCGATCCCGCGCGCGGCGTGAACGCGATCGAGCTGATGCACGAGGCGATCGGCCACCTGATGCAGCTGCGCAATACGCTGAAAGAGCGCTATCATCATGACGGCTTCGCCATTCCTTATCCCACGATGAACTTCGGCCATATCCACGGCGGCGATGCGGCGAACCGTATCTGCGCCTGCTGCGAACTGCATATGGATATTCGTCCGCTGCCGGGACTGACGCTGAGTGATTTAGACGCCTTACTGAATGAGGCGCTGGAGCCGGTCAGCGCGCGCTGGCCAGGCCGCCTGACCGTCGCGGAACTGCATCCGCCGATTCCGGGATACGAATGCCCGCACGATCATCAGCTGGTGCAGGTAGTGGAAAAACTGCTCGGCACGCCGACGGAGGTAGTGAACTACTGCACCGAAGCGCCGTTTATTCAGCAGCTCTGTCCAACGCTGGTATTGGGCCCAGGCTCGATTAACCAGGCGCATCAGCCGGATGAGTTTATCGATACGGCATTCATTAAGCCGACTCGCTTGCTGATTGGACAACTGGTTAACCATTTCTGTTACTGA